In Halovulum dunhuangense, a genomic segment contains:
- a CDS encoding NADH-quinone oxidoreductase subunit J, which yields MGFAAFAFYLFGITTVVSGALVVLSRNPVHSVLWLILAFFSSAGLFVLLGAEFVAMLLVIVYVGAVAVLFLFVVMMLDVDFAELRGELSRYTPIGMLIGLVILLQLGFAFGAWEVTELAQSQRDALTPPIEQTQNTVALGQLIYTRYVFLFQAAGLVLFVAMVGAIVLTLRHREDVKRQDVLAQMYRDPNTAIEMKDVKPGQGI from the coding sequence ATGGGCTTTGCCGCCTTCGCATTCTACCTGTTCGGGATCACCACGGTCGTCTCGGGCGCGCTGGTCGTGCTGTCGCGCAACCCGGTCCATTCGGTGCTGTGGCTGATCCTGGCCTTCTTCTCCTCGGCGGGGCTGTTCGTCCTGCTGGGGGCAGAGTTCGTGGCGATGCTGCTGGTCATCGTCTATGTGGGCGCGGTCGCGGTGCTGTTCCTGTTCGTGGTGATGATGCTCGACGTGGATTTCGCCGAGTTGCGCGGGGAACTTTCGCGCTACACCCCCATCGGCATGCTGATCGGCCTGGTGATCCTGTTGCAGCTGGGCTTCGCCTTTGGCGCATGGGAGGTGACGGAACTTGCGCAGTCCCAGCGTGACGCCCTGACCCCGCCGATCGAGCAGACGCAGAACACCGTGGCGCTGGGGCAGCTGATCTACACCAGGTACGTCTTCCTGTTCCAGGCGGCGGGGCTGGTGCTGTTCGTGGCCATGGTCGGCGCCATCGTCCTGACCCTGCGCCACCGCGAGGACGTCAAGCGCCAGGACGTGCTGGCGCAGATGTACCGCGACCCCAATACCGCGATCGAGATGAAGGACGTGAAGCCGGGGCAGGGCATATGA
- the nuoK gene encoding NADH-quinone oxidoreductase subunit NuoK: MIGLSHYLTVAAILFVTGIFGIFLNRKNVIVILMSIELMLLAVNINFVAFSSFLNDLAGQVFTLFVLTVAAAEAAIGLAILVCFFRNRGSIRVEDVNVMKG, translated from the coding sequence ATGATCGGACTTTCGCATTACCTGACCGTGGCCGCGATCCTGTTCGTGACCGGCATCTTCGGGATCTTTCTCAACCGCAAGAACGTGATCGTCATCCTGATGTCGATCGAGTTGATGCTGCTTGCGGTGAACATCAACTTCGTCGCCTTCTCGTCCTTCCTGAACGATCTGGCGGGGCAGGTGTTCACGCTGTTCGTGCTGACCGTCGCCGCGGCCGAGGCCGCGATCGGGCTTGCCATCCTCGTCTGTTTCTTCCGCAACCGCGGCTCGATCCGGGTCGAGGACGTCAACGTGATGAAAGGCTGA
- the nuoL gene encoding NADH-quinone oxidoreductase subunit L, whose amino-acid sequence MPTIILFAPLIGALICGFGHRFIGERAATLTATALLVLAAFLSWITFLTHHGDETTSYDLFRWIESGALSVSWGIRLDTLTAVMLVVVTTVSALVHVYSFGYMAHDDNWKHGESYKPRFFAYLSFFTFAMLMLVTADNLLQLFFGWEGVGVASYLLIGFYYRKPSANSAAMKAFIVNRVGDFGFLLGIFAVFFLVDSIRFDDIFNAAPELATQTIGFIGMQFNAAELIAVLLFIGAMGKSAQLFLHTWLPDAMEGPTPVSALIHAATMVTAGVFLVCRMSPVMEYAPVALSIVTVVGATTAFFAATVGLVQNDIKRVIAYSTCSQLGYMFAAAGVGFYQAAMFHLFTHAAFKAMLFLGAGSVIHAMHHEQDMRNYGGLRHKLPITFAAMMIGTLAITGVGIPLSYDMVGLPIGFAGFVSKDAIIEGVYAGHASYAFGMLVIAALFTSFYSWRLIFMTFYGTPRGDHHAHDHAHESPKVMTWPLILLAVGSVLLGMAYYGNFVGHHAEEFFGPAIFMGEENHVLHDYHYVPTWVKLSPFAAMLAGFGMAYLFYVARTDLPGRLAAANPGLYQFLLNKWYFDELYDFVFVRPAKFLGRFLWKKGDGATIDGGINGLAMGIVPFFTRLAGRAQSGYVFHYAFAMFLGLAALLTWVLLGGAN is encoded by the coding sequence ATGCCAACGATCATCCTTTTCGCCCCGCTGATCGGTGCGCTGATCTGCGGTTTCGGACACCGCTTCATCGGCGAACGCGCCGCGACCCTGACCGCGACCGCGCTCCTGGTGCTGGCCGCGTTCCTGAGCTGGATCACCTTCCTGACCCATCACGGGGACGAGACGACCAGCTACGACCTGTTCCGCTGGATCGAGTCCGGCGCGCTCAGCGTCAGCTGGGGCATCCGGCTCGACACGCTCACGGCCGTGATGCTGGTGGTTGTGACCACCGTCTCGGCGCTCGTGCACGTCTACAGTTTCGGCTACATGGCCCATGACGACAACTGGAAGCATGGCGAAAGCTACAAGCCGCGCTTCTTCGCCTACCTGTCGTTCTTCACCTTCGCGATGCTGATGCTGGTCACGGCCGACAACCTGCTCCAGCTGTTCTTCGGCTGGGAGGGGGTGGGCGTCGCCTCCTACCTGCTGATCGGCTTCTACTACCGCAAGCCGTCGGCCAACTCGGCGGCGATGAAGGCCTTCATCGTCAACCGCGTGGGTGATTTCGGCTTCCTGCTCGGCATCTTCGCGGTGTTCTTCCTGGTCGACTCGATCCGCTTCGACGACATCTTCAACGCGGCCCCCGAGCTTGCCACGCAGACCATCGGCTTCATCGGGATGCAGTTCAACGCGGCCGAACTGATCGCGGTGCTGCTGTTCATCGGCGCGATGGGCAAGTCGGCGCAGCTGTTCCTGCACACCTGGCTGCCCGACGCGATGGAGGGGCCGACGCCGGTGTCGGCGCTGATCCACGCCGCGACCATGGTGACCGCGGGCGTGTTCCTCGTCTGCCGCATGTCGCCGGTGATGGAGTATGCCCCGGTGGCCCTGTCCATCGTCACGGTGGTGGGCGCGACAACCGCCTTCTTCGCCGCGACCGTGGGCCTGGTGCAGAACGACATCAAGCGCGTGATCGCCTATTCGACCTGTTCGCAGCTTGGCTACATGTTCGCCGCCGCCGGCGTCGGCTTCTACCAGGCGGCGATGTTCCACCTGTTCACGCACGCCGCCTTCAAGGCGATGCTGTTCCTTGGCGCGGGCTCGGTCATCCACGCGATGCATCACGAGCAGGACATGCGCAACTATGGCGGGCTGCGCCACAAGCTGCCCATCACCTTCGCCGCCATGATGATCGGCACGCTGGCCATCACCGGCGTGGGCATCCCGCTCAGCTACGACATGGTGGGGCTGCCCATCGGCTTCGCGGGCTTCGTGTCCAAGGACGCCATCATCGAGGGCGTCTATGCCGGCCATGCCAGCTATGCCTTCGGGATGCTGGTGATCGCGGCGCTGTTCACCAGCTTCTATTCCTGGCGGCTGATCTTCATGACCTTCTACGGCACGCCGCGGGGCGACCATCATGCGCATGACCATGCCCATGAAAGCCCCAAGGTGATGACCTGGCCGCTGATCCTGCTGGCCGTGGGCTCGGTGCTGCTGGGCATGGCGTATTACGGCAACTTCGTCGGCCACCACGCGGAAGAGTTCTTCGGCCCCGCCATCTTCATGGGCGAGGAGAACCACGTCCTGCACGACTACCACTATGTGCCGACCTGGGTGAAACTGTCGCCCTTCGCCGCGATGCTGGCGGGCTTCGGCATGGCCTACCTGTTCTACGTCGCCCGCACCGACCTGCCCGGGCGGCTGGCGGCGGCCAATCCCGGCCTCTACCAGTTCCTGCTGAACAAGTGGTACTTCGACGAGCTCTACGACTTCGTCTTCGTCCGTCCCGCGAAGTTCCTCGGGCGCTTCCTGTGGAAGAAGGGTGACGGCGCAACGATCGACGGCGGCATCAACGGGCTGGCCATGGGCATCGTGCCCTTCTTCACCCGGCTCGCGGGCCGGGCGCAGTCGGGCTACGTTTTCCACTACGCCTTTGCCATGTTCCTTGGGCTTGCCGCCCTCTTGACCTGGGTCCTGCTGGGAGGGGCCAACTGA
- a CDS encoding NADH-quinone oxidoreductase subunit M produces MGNILSLVTFLPLIGAAVLLVFLRGEDKAAQLNAKRLALFTTIATFLLSIPIMTGFDPSDPGFQFVEETEWLGGLTYKMGVDGISVLFVMLTTFLMPIVIGASWHVEHRVKEYMIAFLMLETLMIGVFTALDLILFYFFFEAGLIPMFLIIGIWGGKERIYASFKFFLYTLLGSLLMLVAMIAMYMEAQTTDIVRLLNHDFASDTISVLGWQILGGMQTLLWLAFFASFAVKMPMWPVHTWLPDAHVQAPTAGSVVLAAILLKMGGYGFLRFSLPMFPVASDLMADFVFTLSVIAIVYTSLVAMMQEDIKKLIAYSSVAHMGFVTMGIFAANQQGVDGAIFQMLSHGFISGALFLSVGVIYDRMHTREIDAYGGLVVRMPVFALIFMLFTMGNVGLPGTSGFVGEFLTLAGAFQANTWAALIATTGVILSAAYALWLYRRVVFGDLIKESLKQIKDMDRREKLLFAPLIAMTLILGVYPSLALDVIGPSVEALLDNYQLALADAPTRLAEN; encoded by the coding sequence ATGGGCAACATTCTCTCGCTTGTCACCTTCCTGCCGCTGATCGGGGCCGCGGTCCTGCTGGTGTTCCTGCGCGGCGAGGACAAGGCCGCGCAGTTGAACGCGAAGCGGCTGGCGCTGTTCACCACGATCGCCACCTTCCTGCTGTCGATCCCGATCATGACCGGCTTCGACCCCAGCGACCCGGGCTTCCAGTTCGTCGAGGAGACGGAATGGCTGGGCGGCCTGACCTACAAGATGGGCGTCGATGGCATCTCGGTCCTGTTCGTGATGCTGACCACGTTCCTCATGCCCATCGTCATCGGCGCCTCGTGGCATGTCGAGCATCGGGTCAAGGAATACATGATCGCCTTCCTGATGCTGGAAACGCTTATGATCGGCGTCTTCACCGCGCTGGACCTGATCCTGTTCTACTTCTTCTTCGAGGCGGGGCTGATCCCGATGTTCCTGATCATCGGGATCTGGGGCGGCAAGGAACGCATCTACGCCAGCTTCAAGTTCTTCCTCTACACTCTGCTCGGCTCGCTTCTGATGCTGGTCGCCATGATCGCCATGTACATGGAGGCGCAGACCACGGACATCGTTCGGCTGCTGAACCACGATTTCGCGTCCGACACGATCAGCGTGCTGGGCTGGCAGATCCTGGGCGGCATGCAGACGCTCTTGTGGCTGGCCTTCTTCGCCAGCTTCGCGGTCAAGATGCCGATGTGGCCGGTGCATACCTGGCTGCCCGACGCCCACGTCCAGGCGCCGACCGCCGGATCCGTGGTGCTGGCGGCGATCCTGCTGAAGATGGGCGGCTACGGCTTCCTGCGCTTTTCGCTGCCGATGTTCCCGGTGGCGTCCGACCTGATGGCGGATTTCGTCTTTACCCTGTCGGTCATCGCCATCGTCTACACGAGCCTTGTCGCGATGATGCAGGAGGACATCAAGAAGCTGATCGCCTATTCCTCGGTCGCGCATATGGGCTTCGTCACCATGGGCATCTTCGCCGCGAACCAGCAGGGCGTGGATGGCGCGATCTTCCAGATGCTCAGCCACGGCTTCATCTCGGGCGCGCTGTTCCTGTCGGTCGGCGTGATCTATGACCGGATGCACACCCGCGAGATCGACGCCTATGGCGGCCTTGTCGTGCGGATGCCGGTCTTCGCGCTGATCTTCATGCTCTTCACCATGGGCAATGTGGGCCTTCCGGGCACGTCCGGCTTCGTGGGCGAGTTCCTGACCCTTGCCGGCGCCTTCCAGGCCAACACCTGGGCCGCGCTGATCGCCACCACCGGCGTGATCCTGTCGGCGGCCTATGCGCTGTGGCTTTACCGGCGCGTAGTGTTCGGCGACCTGATCAAGGAGAGCCTGAAGCAGATCAAGGACATGGACCGCCGCGAAAAGCTGCTCTTCGCGCCGCTCATCGCCATGACCCTGATCCTGGGCGTCTATCCGAGCCTGGCGCTCGACGTGATCGGCCCCTCGGTCGAGGCACTTCTGGACAACTACCAGCTTGCACTGGCCGACGCGCCGACGCGGCTGGCCGAGAATTGA
- the nuoN gene encoding NADH-quinone oxidoreductase subunit NuoN: MFANDLNVVLPEVLLAVYAMAALMAGAFHLASSRTILWATTGVFAALGLWIGFSPEGARAAFDGSFVNDGFARFAKVTLLWGAAALLMLSDAYLQRHKLMQFEYPVLVSLATVGMMVMVSAHDLMVLYMGLELQSLALYVIASFRRDSLRSTEAGLKYFVLGALSSGLLLYGCSLVYGTTGTTGFDGITAVVAAGDLSLGLLFGLAFLCAGIAFKVSAAPFHMWTPDVYEGAPTPVTGLFATAPKVAAAAMFARVVHDGFGGAVADWQQILAFLSVASMFLGAVAAIGQRNIKRLMAYSSISHMGFVLMGLASGSAAGVEAMLVYLAIYVTMNVGVFAFILNMSRDGTAVMDISALGLYSRVEPGRALCLAILMFSLAGLPPLVGFWGKFFVLTAAVDAGLVWLAVGGVIASVIGAFYYLRIIYLMYFGEPADVLNGTMPLTHWAALGVSSAAMVLGVINLFGVEALATVAAATLVN, translated from the coding sequence ATGTTCGCCAATGATCTGAATGTCGTCCTGCCCGAGGTGCTGCTGGCCGTCTACGCCATGGCGGCGCTGATGGCGGGTGCCTTCCATCTGGCCAGTTCGCGCACGATCCTGTGGGCCACCACGGGCGTCTTTGCCGCATTGGGCCTGTGGATCGGCTTTTCCCCGGAAGGGGCGCGCGCGGCCTTCGACGGATCCTTCGTCAATGACGGCTTCGCACGCTTCGCCAAGGTGACGCTGCTCTGGGGGGCGGCGGCGCTGCTGATGCTGTCGGACGCCTATCTCCAGCGCCACAAGCTGATGCAGTTCGAATATCCCGTGCTCGTGTCGCTGGCGACCGTGGGGATGATGGTCATGGTCTCGGCCCATGACCTGATGGTGCTCTACATGGGCCTCGAGTTGCAGTCGCTGGCGCTGTACGTCATCGCCTCGTTCCGCCGCGACAGCCTGCGCTCCACGGAAGCGGGCCTCAAGTATTTCGTCCTCGGCGCGCTGTCCTCGGGCCTGCTGCTCTATGGCTGCTCGCTGGTCTATGGCACCACCGGGACCACGGGCTTCGACGGGATCACCGCGGTGGTCGCCGCGGGCGACCTGTCGCTGGGGCTGCTCTTTGGCCTTGCCTTCCTCTGCGCCGGCATCGCCTTCAAGGTGTCGGCTGCACCCTTCCACATGTGGACGCCCGACGTCTACGAGGGCGCGCCCACGCCGGTCACGGGCCTGTTCGCCACCGCGCCCAAGGTGGCGGCGGCGGCGATGTTCGCCCGCGTGGTGCATGACGGCTTCGGCGGCGCGGTCGCGGACTGGCAGCAGATCCTGGCCTTCCTGTCGGTCGCCTCGATGTTCCTGGGCGCCGTGGCCGCGATCGGCCAGCGCAACATCAAGCGCCTGATGGCCTATTCGTCGATCTCGCACATGGGCTTCGTGCTGATGGGGCTGGCTTCCGGTTCCGCCGCCGGGGTCGAGGCGATGCTCGTCTACCTTGCCATCTACGTCACGATGAATGTGGGCGTCTTCGCCTTCATCCTGAACATGAGCCGCGACGGCACCGCCGTCATGGATATCTCGGCGCTCGGGCTTTACAGCCGGGTCGAGCCGGGCCGCGCGCTGTGCCTTGCGATCCTGATGTTCTCGCTTGCGGGCCTGCCGCCGCTGGTGGGCTTCTGGGGCAAGTTCTTCGTTCTCACGGCCGCGGTGGATGCCGGGCTCGTCTGGCTGGCGGTGGGGGGGGTGATCGCCTCGGTGATCGGCGCCTTCTACTACCTGCGCATCATCTACCTGATGTATTTCGGCGAGCCGGCGGACGTGCTGAACGGCACCATGCCGCTGACGCACTGGGCCGCGCTCGGCGTGTCCAGCGCCGCGATGGTGCTGGGGGTCATCAACCTGTTCGGGGTCGAGGCGCTGGCGACCGTCGCCGCCGCGACCCTGGTGAACTGA
- a CDS encoding biotin--[acetyl-CoA-carboxylase] ligase, translating to MADWPPGTGRIHLAETDSTNAEAARLLALGTPAPFWVSAAVQTAGRGRRGRPWIAPPGNLTASLALRPGEDAAQAALRSFTASLALAEALEAVGAEPADLSLKWPNDVLLRGRKLAGILLEANRARGGLSLILGIGVNLASAPQAAEIEPQALPPIALAELGLHVAPETLLDHLGPAFAAWETVLRRDGFGPVRDAWLARAARLGQVITARLPGQAITGRFRTVDDTGAVVIETGDGPLALPAADIFF from the coding sequence GTGGCCGACTGGCCGCCCGGCACCGGCCGGATCCACCTGGCCGAAACCGACAGCACCAATGCCGAAGCCGCGCGCCTGCTGGCGCTTGGCACGCCCGCGCCCTTCTGGGTCAGCGCCGCGGTGCAGACGGCGGGGCGGGGCAGGCGGGGCCGGCCCTGGATCGCCCCGCCGGGCAACCTGACCGCCAGCCTTGCGCTCAGGCCCGGCGAGGATGCGGCGCAGGCGGCGCTGCGCTCCTTCACCGCGTCCCTCGCGCTGGCCGAGGCGCTGGAGGCGGTTGGGGCAGAGCCCGCCGACCTGTCGCTGAAATGGCCCAACGACGTGCTGCTGCGGGGCCGGAAACTTGCCGGCATCCTGCTGGAGGCCAACCGCGCGCGGGGCGGGCTGTCGCTGATCCTTGGCATCGGCGTGAACCTGGCAAGCGCGCCGCAAGCCGCGGAAATCGAGCCGCAGGCGCTGCCCCCCATCGCCCTTGCCGAGCTGGGGCTGCATGTCGCGCCCGAAACCCTGCTCGACCATCTCGGCCCTGCCTTCGCCGCGTGGGAAACGGTGCTGCGCCGCGACGGCTTTGGCCCCGTGCGCGACGCCTGGCTGGCCCGCGCCGCCCGGCTGGGACAGGTCATCACCGCCCGCCTTCCGGGGCAGGCGATCACCGGGCGGTTTCGCACGGTGGACGATACTGGCGCTGTTGTAATAGAGACGGGGGACGGACCGCTGGCCCTGCCCGCGGCCGACATCTTCTTCTGA
- a CDS encoding type III pantothenate kinase produces MLLAIDVGNTNCVFALHDGTRVLGEWRCRTERQRTADEYFVWLKQLMEHEGITATVTGVIISSVVPQVVFNLRVLSDRYFHTRPLVVGKPEVDLGIAVRVDPDTTVGADRLVNTVGAHDRYGGDLIVVDFGTATTFDVVGSDGAYEGGVIAPGVNLSLKALSEAAAALPYIDVTRPAHVVGTNTRACMQSGIFWGYVGLIEGLCARIAAERGRKMRVIGTGGLSTLFDQGTGIFDNIDTSLTIHGLVLIHARNKQKDG; encoded by the coding sequence ATGCTTCTGGCCATCGACGTTGGCAACACGAATTGCGTCTTCGCGCTGCATGACGGCACGCGGGTGCTGGGCGAGTGGCGGTGCCGCACCGAGCGGCAGCGCACGGCGGACGAGTATTTCGTCTGGCTCAAGCAGCTGATGGAGCATGAGGGCATCACCGCCACGGTCACGGGGGTCATCATCTCCTCGGTGGTGCCGCAGGTGGTGTTCAACCTGCGCGTCCTGTCGGATCGCTACTTCCACACCCGCCCGCTGGTGGTGGGCAAGCCCGAGGTGGATCTTGGCATCGCGGTGCGCGTCGATCCCGACACCACGGTGGGCGCCGACCGGCTGGTGAACACGGTGGGCGCCCATGACCGCTACGGCGGCGACCTGATCGTTGTGGATTTCGGAACCGCCACTACATTCGATGTCGTGGGCAGCGACGGCGCCTACGAGGGCGGCGTGATCGCCCCGGGCGTCAACCTGTCGCTCAAGGCGCTTAGCGAGGCGGCGGCGGCGTTGCCCTATATCGACGTCACCCGCCCCGCGCATGTCGTGGGCACCAATACAAGGGCCTGCATGCAATCGGGCATCTTCTGGGGCTATGTCGGCCTGATCGAGGGGCTTTGCGCCCGGATCGCGGCCGAACGCGGCCGCAAGATGCGCGTGATCGGCACCGGCGGGCTTTCCACCCTGTTCGACCAGGGCACCGGAATTTTCGACAACATCGATACCTCACTCACAATTCACGGGCTGGTGCTGATCCATGCCCGCAACAAGCAGAAAGACGGCTGA
- a CDS encoding ribonuclease J — protein sequence MTGENKLTYLPLGGAGEIGMNMYLYGYGPVGDQRFILVDCGVTFPEMEGTPGVDLIMADPAFIAERADRLEAIIITHAHEDHVGALGMLWPRLQAPVIARPFTALIARNKLERAGLNPDIVREAPVWPKSVAVGPFTVGFVPVAHSIPECSALVIDTPAGRIFHSADLKLDRTPLVGEPFDEEMFAEIGRQGVKALTCDSTNVFSLHPGRSEADIVPAINALMREAKGLVVATTFASNIARLRTLAQAAHDNGRSVVVMGRAMNTMIQAGFAAKVLPGFPPITDPREAENIPRDHLFILATGSQGERRAAIAQLASQSYMGFRLKPGDTVLFSSKTIPGNEVSVGRILNQLAEQDVTVIEADDRYHVSGHANRPDLERVHQLLKPQNLIPMHGEYRHLRAHAELGRAGGIPSVIASNGAVVDLTGAQAQVIDNVETGRVYLDGTQMIGAMDGIVRTRIHMALRGHVVVSVMLEEDGTLSDSPWVEVAGLADALPKGRGASLTRSLEQEIEAALEKAGRGALRNDETVEKLVEKTVRHVANDLVGKKPVVTTLINRFEEG from the coding sequence ATGACAGGCGAAAACAAACTTACCTACCTGCCCCTCGGAGGGGCGGGCGAGATCGGGATGAACATGTATCTCTACGGCTACGGGCCGGTCGGGGACCAACGCTTCATCCTGGTCGATTGCGGCGTCACCTTCCCCGAGATGGAGGGAACGCCGGGCGTGGATCTCATCATGGCCGACCCGGCCTTCATCGCCGAACGCGCCGACCGGCTGGAAGCCATCATCATCACCCACGCCCACGAGGATCATGTGGGCGCATTGGGCATGCTCTGGCCGCGTCTCCAGGCGCCGGTGATCGCGCGCCCCTTCACCGCGCTGATCGCCCGCAACAAGCTGGAACGCGCGGGCCTGAACCCCGACATCGTGCGCGAGGCGCCGGTCTGGCCGAAATCGGTCGCCGTGGGGCCCTTCACGGTGGGGTTCGTGCCGGTGGCGCATTCGATCCCCGAATGCTCGGCGCTGGTGATCGACACGCCGGCGGGGCGCATCTTCCACAGCGCGGACCTGAAACTGGACCGCACGCCGCTGGTGGGCGAGCCCTTCGACGAGGAGATGTTCGCCGAGATCGGCCGCCAGGGCGTCAAGGCGCTGACCTGCGACAGCACCAACGTCTTTTCCCTTCATCCGGGCCGATCCGAGGCGGATATCGTGCCCGCGATCAACGCGCTGATGCGCGAGGCAAAGGGGCTGGTGGTGGCCACCACCTTCGCCTCGAACATCGCGCGGCTGCGCACGCTGGCGCAGGCCGCCCATGACAACGGCCGCTCGGTCGTGGTGATGGGGCGGGCGATGAACACCATGATCCAGGCGGGCTTCGCCGCCAAGGTGCTGCCGGGCTTCCCGCCGATCACGGACCCGCGCGAGGCCGAGAACATCCCGCGCGACCACCTGTTCATCCTTGCCACCGGCAGCCAGGGCGAACGCCGCGCCGCCATCGCCCAGCTTGCCAGCCAGAGCTACATGGGCTTCCGGCTGAAGCCGGGCGACACGGTGCTGTTCTCGTCCAAGACGATCCCCGGCAACGAGGTGTCGGTGGGCCGGATCCTGAACCAGCTGGCCGAGCAGGACGTGACCGTGATCGAGGCGGACGACCGCTACCACGTCTCGGGCCACGCGAACCGCCCGGATCTGGAACGGGTGCACCAGCTTCTCAAGCCGCAGAACCTGATCCCGATGCATGGCGAGTACCGTCACCTGCGCGCCCATGCCGAACTGGGCCGGGCCGGCGGGATCCCGTCGGTGATCGCCTCCAATGGCGCGGTGGTGGATCTGACAGGGGCGCAGGCGCAGGTGATCGACAATGTGGAAACCGGGCGCGTCTACCTGGACGGCACCCAGATGATCGGCGCGATGGACGGCATCGTGCGCACCCGCATCCACATGGCGCTGCGCGGTCATGTCGTCGTGTCGGTGATGCTGGAAGAGGATGGCACGCTGTCCGACAGCCCCTGGGTCGAGGTGGCGGGCCTGGCCGATGCGCTGCCCAAGGGGCGCGGTGCAAGCCTGACGCGGTCGCTGGAACAAGAGATCGAGGCGGCGCTGGAAAAGGCCGGGCGCGGCGCGCTGCGCAATGACGAGACGGTGGAAAAGCTGGTCGAAAAGACCGTGCGCCATGTCGCGAACGACCTGGTGGGCAAGAAGCCCGTCGTCACCACGCTGATCAACCGCTTCGAGGAGGGCTGA